A stretch of Allostreptomyces psammosilenae DNA encodes these proteins:
- a CDS encoding Gfo/Idh/MocA family protein: MSTGTGGAGEASVLRVGIVGLGNISGAYLGWLDAHGAAAGLRLTAVADLDAGRARAVADGRPGVRALSTEALCADPEVDVVLNLTIPAAHGAVAHAAIAAGKHVYGEKPLAADRAEAMGVMAAAEKAGVRVGCAPDTVLGRGVQTARAVVDAGTIGVPTAATAFMTTAGHERWHPGPRFYYQPGGGPLLDMGPYYLTALVHLLGPVVRVMGAGGRGRAERVVGSGPAAGTVFPVEVDTHVTGVLVHESGALSTVLMSFDVHAARLPFIEVYGTEGSVSVPDPNTFDGPVEVYGAADREWRRIPLTHGYLEGGRGLGLADLAAALRDGSRHRASGEVALHVLDIMESLLTAAEEHSGVALRTTCVRPEPAPTTLGAAPE; encoded by the coding sequence TTGAGCACGGGCACGGGTGGGGCCGGGGAGGCGTCCGTGCTGCGGGTGGGCATCGTGGGCCTGGGCAACATCAGTGGTGCCTATCTGGGCTGGCTGGACGCCCACGGCGCCGCGGCGGGGCTGCGGTTGACGGCGGTGGCGGATCTCGACGCCGGGCGCGCGCGGGCCGTGGCGGACGGTCGCCCGGGGGTGCGGGCGCTGTCCACCGAGGCGCTGTGCGCCGATCCCGAGGTGGACGTGGTGCTGAACCTGACCATCCCGGCGGCCCACGGGGCGGTGGCGCACGCCGCCATCGCGGCCGGGAAGCACGTCTACGGGGAGAAGCCGCTGGCCGCCGACCGGGCGGAGGCGATGGGCGTCATGGCCGCCGCGGAGAAGGCCGGCGTCCGGGTCGGCTGCGCCCCCGACACCGTGCTGGGGCGCGGAGTCCAGACGGCGCGCGCGGTGGTGGACGCCGGAACCATCGGCGTGCCGACGGCGGCGACGGCCTTCATGACCACGGCGGGCCACGAGCGGTGGCACCCCGGTCCCCGCTTCTACTACCAGCCGGGCGGCGGCCCGCTGCTGGACATGGGGCCCTACTACCTGACGGCGCTGGTGCACCTGCTGGGCCCGGTGGTGCGGGTGATGGGGGCGGGCGGCCGCGGCCGGGCGGAGCGCGTGGTCGGCAGCGGCCCGGCGGCCGGAACCGTGTTCCCGGTGGAGGTGGACACGCACGTCACCGGGGTGCTGGTGCACGAGAGCGGGGCGCTCAGCACGGTGCTGATGAGCTTCGACGTGCACGCCGCGCGGCTGCCGTTCATCGAGGTGTACGGCACCGAGGGCAGCGTCTCGGTGCCCGACCCGAACACCTTCGACGGACCGGTGGAGGTGTACGGGGCCGCCGACCGCGAGTGGCGCCGAATACCGCTGACCCACGGCTACCTGGAGGGCGGGCGCGGCCTCGGGCTCGCGGACCTCGCCGCGGCCCTGCGGGACGGCTCGCGGCACCGGGCGTCCGGGGAGGTGGCGCTGCACGTGCTGGACATCATGGAGTCCCTGCTGACCGCGGCGGAGGAGCACAGCGGCGTCGCCCTGCGGACGACGTGCGTCCGCCCCGAGCCCGCTCCCACCACCCTCGGGGCGGCACCGGAGTAG
- a CDS encoding MerR family transcriptional regulator, translating to MPLPAIPRRVKIGDAAAFAGTTPRAIRHYHAIGLLAEPERGSDDRRRYVYDDMIRLLWIRRMADAGISLDDIRAGFEGTTGIEQSLARLEESLVSKAAAIEAQRAAVHRLREVGSPLGLLSPLVSGRLRDLPPGSLRPADLDTLLVTERIFGSLGAAVQANRFIVLATHPELRAEEDRLAEAEAALDDTMSPDDPRIEELAAQRCAHETALGATIDRSGLDEALDGLLDQEDEHAGEEEGGARMSPMEAIGKMPYDFSPARVRYEERVIELLQSADQDGDTPRTC from the coding sequence ATGCCCCTTCCTGCGATTCCCCGCCGGGTCAAGATCGGCGACGCCGCCGCGTTCGCCGGGACCACACCCCGCGCCATCCGCCACTACCACGCCATCGGACTCCTCGCCGAACCAGAACGTGGCAGCGACGACCGCCGCCGCTACGTATACGACGACATGATCCGCTTGCTGTGGATCCGCAGGATGGCTGATGCGGGTATCTCCCTGGACGACATCCGGGCCGGATTTGAGGGCACCACCGGCATCGAGCAGTCCCTGGCCCGGCTGGAGGAGTCCCTCGTCTCCAAGGCGGCCGCCATCGAAGCCCAGCGGGCCGCCGTGCACCGCCTCCGCGAGGTGGGCAGCCCCCTGGGCCTGCTCTCACCGCTGGTCAGTGGCCGCCTGCGTGATCTGCCGCCCGGGTCCCTGCGCCCGGCCGATCTCGATACCCTTCTGGTCACGGAGCGCATCTTCGGCTCCCTGGGCGCCGCCGTCCAGGCCAACCGGTTCATCGTCCTGGCCACCCACCCCGAGCTGCGGGCCGAGGAAGACCGCCTGGCCGAGGCCGAGGCGGCCCTGGACGACACCATGTCCCCCGACGACCCCCGCATCGAGGAGCTGGCTGCCCAGCGGTGTGCTCATGAGACCGCCTTGGGAGCCACCATCGACAGATCCGGCCTGGACGAGGCCCTCGACGGCCTCCTGGACCAGGAGGACGAGCACGCTGGCGAGGAGGAAGGCGGGGCGAGGATGAGCCCGATGGAGGCCATCGGCAAGATGCCGTACGACTTCTCGCCGGCCCGCGTCCGGTACGAGGAACGTGTCATCGAACTGCTTCAGTCGGCCGATCAGGACGGCGACACCCCACGGACCTGCTGA